From Patescibacteria group bacterium, a single genomic window includes:
- a CDS encoding right-handed parallel beta-helix repeat-containing protein — protein sequence MADPVTWYTLARTIDDLETIQEKIDAKLLTHNLDPSAHGQTAESLWEHRVKPLLDHINYSIYNFKVNPAARVFKAIVAEGGEGDFRTIQEAIDYADLFGGGQVFIKAGTYDITSDLILYSNIQLIGEDDDTVILDFGESDAQVLIAGSVGNYKRNITLEKINFKDGENEDGLIWITYVDNVTIEGCKFTHSAATTTLNNGWIGITTNSSRIFVRRNRFLSGTNYIYLDAVNKLWILENYFYYSQRNGLVHGGGSHVIIRNNVFESMRQNVNYEGAIFFENNITNLHIEGNQFINCKGYVINFAGLTRAIIVDNRIDGIALTSYGIYLSYCVRCTISGNNFDNFDQSGIYLEDSDKNDIVANVITNCDGYGVWISNVGCDKNVVVGNVLTDNGLGGIRDDGAGTIKDHNAT from the coding sequence ATGGCTGATCCAGTAACTTGGTACACTTTAGCGCGAACGATTGATGATCTTGAGACTATTCAAGAGAAAATTGACGCAAAACTTCTTACTCATAATCTAGATCCTTCTGCTCATGGTCAAACGGCTGAGTCTCTTTGGGAACATCGCGTTAAACCTCTCCTAGATCATATAAATTACTCGATTTACAATTTCAAGGTCAATCCGGCCGCGAGAGTCTTTAAAGCGATTGTAGCTGAAGGTGGGGAGGGTGATTTTAGAACGATCCAAGAGGCGATAGATTACGCGGATTTATTTGGGGGAGGGCAGGTCTTTATTAAAGCGGGGACTTACGATATAACTTCTGACCTTATTTTGTATTCAAACATTCAGCTTATTGGAGAAGATGATGACACGGTAATTTTAGATTTTGGAGAGAGTGACGCTCAAGTACTGATAGCTGGTAGTGTTGGGAATTATAAGAGAAATATAACTCTCGAGAAAATCAATTTTAAGGATGGTGAGAACGAGGATGGTCTTATTTGGATTACTTATGTTGATAACGTGACCATTGAGGGCTGTAAATTTACTCACTCGGCCGCAACCACGACTTTAAATAATGGCTGGATTGGAATTACCACTAATTCTTCCCGTATTTTTGTAAGAAGAAACCGCTTTTTATCGGGGACGAATTATATTTATCTTGATGCGGTCAATAAGTTGTGGATTCTTGAAAATTATTTTTACTACTCTCAGCGCAATGGTCTTGTCCATGGCGGAGGTAGTCACGTAATTATCCGAAATAATGTTTTTGAAAGCATGAGGCAGAATGTTAATTATGAAGGCGCGATTTTCTTTGAGAACAATATTACTAATCTCCATATTGAAGGCAACCAATTTATAAATTGTAAAGGCTACGTCATTAACTTTGCTGGCCTGACTAGAGCTATTATTGTTGATAATCGGATTGACGGGATCGCTCTTACTTCCTATGGTATTTATTTATCCTATTGCGTGCGTTGTACAATTTCTGGAAATAATTTTGACAATTTTGATCAAAGCGGTATTTATCTTGAAGATTCCGATAAAAATGATATTGTTGCTAATGTGATTACTAATTGCGATGGCTACGGAGTTTGGATTTCTAATGTCGGTTGCGATAAAAACGTGGTGGTCGGGAATGTTTTAACTGATAATGGTCTTGGAGGAATTAGAGACGATGGAGCTGGCACAATAAAAGATCACAACGCGACTTAA